The DNA segment CGCGGGCGACGGTCGGCCAGCACGCTATCTTCGTCGTCTGTCTAATAGGTGCGCTGGCGAGAGGGAACCGACTCGTTCCCGTCCCGGACGGGGCCGCGCTCGCGTTCGCCCGCGCCGCGTTCGCGCTCGCGGGCCTCGCGCTCGGCGGTTGGCTGGCGTATCTCGGCGGCCTCGGCCGACTCCGCGATGGGGCAGGAGCGTGAGCACCAACTGGCGCGCGGTCGAACGCGTCGGATGGACCCTCGCCCTCGGAGGCTTCCTCGCGGTCATGCTCGGGTCCGTCCTCGCGCCGAATCCGACGCGATTCTGGCCCGCCGCCGCGGCGTCGCTGGTCGTCGCGCTCCCGGTCGCCTACTGGTTCGTCGCCCGCCACCAGCGAGCAGACGACGGCCCGGTCGCGGGCCGATTCACGCTGTTCGTGATGGTGGCCGTCGCCGCGGCGACGGCCACCATCTCGCTGGTCGAGTCGGCGACCGCACCGGGGACGACCGCGGCGGCCGCGGGGCGGACCGCCGCGGTCGTGGCCGCACTGCTGGTCGGCAACTGGGTCGGCTACGGCGGCGGGTACGAGGCGATTCGTCGCCGCGTCGTGTGAGCGAACGTCGGTTTTCGAGTCCGGAAGCGCCAGACGACACCGACCACCGGAGGCGCAGGGTGACACAGGTTTCCGGAAGCGCTCTGTGAACCAACCGCCGTGGGTGGGACTGAAAGGGGCCGCCCGCTCGCGTTTACATGGTCGCCTGTGGGACCCCTATTCGGCGAGCGGCGAAGCCGCGAGTCGAATATGTCTCACAGCGACCGCGAGCGGGCGGGGGCTTTCGAAGTGGTCCTGTTAGCTGTCGTTGCGGTCGTCGTTGGAGAGCGGGCGGGGGCTTTCGAAGCGGTTGCTGTCTCGATTGCGGTTGCTCGTGATGAACGAGTAGCGACTTTCGAGGCGGTCACAGGAACCCTACCTCGTCTCTAAATGCTGGCTGCGAAGCCGATTTCGAACACCCGAAGGCGTTGCCGGAGTGAGGAACGTTTAATCCGGCCCCGGCCGCAGGTGGAGTATGCGAATCGCACTGCTCGGCGGGACGGGCGACATCGGCCAGGGGCTGGCGCTGCGGTGGGCACGCGACACCGACCACGAGATTCTCGTCGGGTCGCGCGACCCCGAGAAGGCCCGCGGGAAGGCCGAGGAGTACGAGACCGAACTGGACAGCGTCGGCGTCGAGACGACGGTCAAGGGGTTCGCCAACGAGATGGCGGCCGACCGGGCCGATATCGTGGTGCTGGCGGTGCCGGCCTACCACGTCCGGGACACCGTCGAGGCAGTCGCCGACCGAATCGGGGATTGCGACGCGCTGGTGACCCCCGCGGTCGGGATGAAGCGTGACGACGAGGGGTTCCACTACAAGCCGCCGAAGGTCGGGAGCGTCACCGAACTGGTCGCGGACACCGCGCCCGACGGTGTGCCGGTCGTCGGGGCGTTCCACAACCTCGCGGCCGACCGACTCGCGAACCTCGACGTGGAACTCGACCTGGACACCCTCGTGGTGGGCGACGACGAGGACGCGGTCGGCCACGTGGTCGCGATCGCCGAGGAGATAGAGGGCCTCCGGGCGCTCCCGGCCGGCGGCGCGGCCAACGCCGCCGAGGTCGAGAGCCTCACGCCGCTACTCATCAACATCGCGATGGCGAACGAGGGGATGCACGACGTGGGCGTGAAGTTCGAGTGAGGCGACGGCAGAGCGAAGTCGGAGAGCGAATAGCGAGGAGACGGCGCGAGGACGGACCGGACTCCTCGTCCCCCAGACGCTTTAACTCCGTCGCCGCCGTATACCGGTGTATGACAAACTGGTACGCCGTGATGGTGGGGTTCGTCGTCTCGGTCGTCGCCGGCGTCATCGGACTCGTGATTCCCGGCCTCGGCCAGTTAACCGCCGGACTGCTCGGCGGCTTCATCGCGGGGTACATGGCCGCTGGCGGGGCCGGCCGGGGCGCCTGGCACGGCCTGCTGGCCGGCTCCATCGGCGGTGTCGTCCTCGCCGTCGTCGTGGGCGTCGCGATCAGCGCCATCGGCGCGGTCGGAATGGGGCCGCTGGGGCCGCTGCTCGGCGGGGGTATCTTCGTCTTCGGCGCCGTACTCGCGCTGATCCTCGGCCTCGAGAGCGCACTCGCCGGCGCGATCGGCGGCTGGATCGCCGAGGAGTAGCGCTTCGAGGGCTTCGAGCACTTCGGACGTCACGCCGGGCGGCGCCTCCCGAACATTCTTATCGAATCGGTAACCATTCGTGGACGATGCAGTGGGAGACCGACTGGGAACTCCGCGCGCGGATGGCCGCGGTGTTGTTCGCGCTCGCGGCGCTCCTGGGCGCATTCGCCGTCGCCATGCACTGGGTGCTGACCGACGCGTTCGTCGCGTTCTCGGCGTTCCTGCTCGGCGGCGACGCGCCCGTGGTCGTCGGCGACCGACTCGGTGCCGGACTCCTCGCGGTACTGTTCGTCGCCGCGGTGGTTTCGGAACTCCTGGTGAGCGAGAAACTCACCGGCGAGGACACCGACCTCCGGTCGTCCGACGACGCGCCCGCCGAACTCCGAACGCGGCTCGCCCGCCTCGCCCAGACCGCCGACCTCCCGTCGCCGAAACTCCGGACGGTCGAAACCGAGACGCCGAAGGCGTACACGACCGGCGTCCTGCCGGGCAACGCGACCGTCGTCGTTTCGACCGGGCTCGTCGACGCGCTCGACGACGAACAGCTCGACGCGGTGCTGGCCCACGAACTCGCCCACGTCAGAAATCGCGACGCGGCGGTCGTGACCGCCGCGTCGCTGGTCGAAATCGTCGGCCGGTGGCTGCTGGAGACGTTCGAGCGGCCGGCGTCGGACGACCCCGAGACGGCTCCCCGGCGACGGGAATCCCCGGCGAAACGGTTCCTCTACGGAAATCCTATTTCGTCGTTCCTCTGGCTGTTCTACGCGGTCGCGGTGCGGCCCGTCGCGTGGGGGTTCTGGTGGGTCGGTCGCGGGCTGTCCCGACTCCTCTCCCAGCACCGCGAGTACGCCGCAGACCGCGGTGCGGCCGCCATCACCGGTTCGCCGGCCGCGGTCGCCTCGGCGCTCGCGACGCTCGACCGCGCGGCCCGCGAACACCCCGAGACCGACCGCCGGGCGCGCGAGGCGGTTCGGGCGGGCTTCTACGTCGTGCCGGTTCCGGAGTCCGACGACGACTTCGACCCGAGCGAGTACACCGGCTTCGCCGTCGCCGCCGAACACCGCGAGCCAACCGCCCTGGAGCAGTTCGACGCGGCCGCGACCGACGCCACCGCCGCCGCCATCGAGGAGGCCAACGACGCGACCGACTTCCCGACCCACCCGCCGACGGGCGACCGCATCGCCCGCCTGCGGGAACTCGAAGCCGAATCCCTTTCCGGGTCGCCCGCGAACTGATTCGCATGGCAGACCCAGACGCCGAGACGCTCCTGCCGAACGAGCGCATGCGAGACGGTGCCAGCGCGGGCGACGTGACCCAGATTCACCGCGGCCGGCAGTACGCCGAGGCTGGCGACCGCTTCGAGGTGGATGGCGAGGAGTTCGAGGTCGTCGAGGTCCAAGAGCGGACGCTGGGCGACCTGACCGACGAGGACGCCCGCGCAGAGGGGATGCGCGACCTGGCCCAGTACCGCGAGATGCTGGACCGCGCCCACGAGGACTTCGAGTGGAACGACGAGAGCGAGGTCGTTCTGCACCGCTTCGAGAAGGTCGAGTAGTCGGTCGGTGCGGGAACACCTGAAGCCATACCAGAAAAGGGCGACCAGTCGAAGGGAGCCACCCACTCGTACCCATCGGAGTAATTTTTCGACCGAGGCGTCCTGCTCGCACGATACAACTGAGTGACCGCACCGCGACGACCACACGCCTCCCCAGCCGACTCCTTCGTTCACGCCTACGGCGTTCTCTCAGTCGTCCCTCGCGCGAGATTGTCGCACCCGCAAGGGGTGCGACCGCGCGCGCCACGCCGAAGGTCGGTATCGCGCACCGTCACAGCCGCCGCGGCGCGCGCTGGCGTGAGTTCAACTCACGCCAACGTCGCGCGAGGTCTGCGCGAGCGAAGCGAGTGCAGGCTCGGAGGACGCGGTTTGTCCTCCGGTGGATGACCGAGCGCCGGCAGGCGCGACCGAGTCGGCTGGGGAGGGCTGTGGATTGCGGTCGCGGTGCGGTCACTCATCGTCATCGTGCGAGTAGCGGTCTGCGGTTGCAGTTCGTCGCACTGCGGCTACATCAGACGAAAGTAGAAACCGGGCGAAAACCGACGACTCACCGACGTTCCCGGAGTTCCGCGCGCAGGTCCCCCATGTCCATCCCCTTCATCGACAGCAGCACCAGCAGGTGGTAGACGATGTCGGCGCCCTCGTGGGCGATCTCCTCGCGGTCGTCGTCCTTCGCCGCCAGAATCAGCTCCGTGGTTTCCTCGCCCAACTTCTCCAGGACGGCGTTCTCGCCCTTCTCGTGGGTGAACAGCGAGGCGGTGTACGAATCCTCCGGGAGGGTCTCCTTGCGGTCCTCGACGACCGCGAACAGTTCGTCCAGAATCTCGCCGGTCGATTCGCCGCCCTCACTCGACTCCGCGGCCCCCTCGGCCTGGTCCCCGCTCATGGTCCCAGTTCGGCGACTTCGCGGATGTCCTGGAGTTCGTCGAACTCCTCGCGGTCGCGGCCGCCGGACTCGAACACCTCGGCTTCGACCTCGATGGGTGCGTTCGTCCGGGCCGCCATCGCCAGCGAGTCGCTCGGTCGGGCG comes from the Halorussus vallis genome and includes:
- the npdG gene encoding NADPH-dependent F420 reductase, which codes for MRIALLGGTGDIGQGLALRWARDTDHEILVGSRDPEKARGKAEEYETELDSVGVETTVKGFANEMAADRADIVVLAVPAYHVRDTVEAVADRIGDCDALVTPAVGMKRDDEGFHYKPPKVGSVTELVADTAPDGVPVVGAFHNLAADRLANLDVELDLDTLVVGDDEDAVGHVVAIAEEIEGLRALPAGGAANAAEVESLTPLLINIAMANEGMHDVGVKFE
- a CDS encoding DUF5518 domain-containing protein; the encoded protein is MTNWYAVMVGFVVSVVAGVIGLVIPGLGQLTAGLLGGFIAGYMAAGGAGRGAWHGLLAGSIGGVVLAVVVGVAISAIGAVGMGPLGPLLGGGIFVFGAVLALILGLESALAGAIGGWIAEE
- a CDS encoding M48 family metalloprotease, which translates into the protein MQWETDWELRARMAAVLFALAALLGAFAVAMHWVLTDAFVAFSAFLLGGDAPVVVGDRLGAGLLAVLFVAAVVSELLVSEKLTGEDTDLRSSDDAPAELRTRLARLAQTADLPSPKLRTVETETPKAYTTGVLPGNATVVVSTGLVDALDDEQLDAVLAHELAHVRNRDAAVVTAASLVEIVGRWLLETFERPASDDPETAPRRRESPAKRFLYGNPISSFLWLFYAVAVRPVAWGFWWVGRGLSRLLSQHREYAADRGAAAITGSPAAVASALATLDRAAREHPETDRRAREAVRAGFYVVPVPESDDDFDPSEYTGFAVAAEHREPTALEQFDAAATDATAAAIEEANDATDFPTHPPTGDRIARLRELEAESLSGSPAN
- a CDS encoding ASCH domain-containing protein; its protein translation is MADPDAETLLPNERMRDGASAGDVTQIHRGRQYAEAGDRFEVDGEEFEVVEVQERTLGDLTDEDARAEGMRDLAQYREMLDRAHEDFEWNDESEVVLHRFEKVE
- the hisE gene encoding phosphoribosyl-ATP diphosphatase, producing MSGDQAEGAAESSEGGESTGEILDELFAVVEDRKETLPEDSYTASLFTHEKGENAVLEKLGEETTELILAAKDDDREEIAHEGADIVYHLLVLLSMKGMDMGDLRAELRERR